The following DNA comes from Blattabacterium cuenoti.
TTTATTACTAATAAAAATTAGTTAAAAAATAATTTAATAAAAACTCCTCAGGCAGGATTCGAACCTGCGACTCTCTGATTAACAGTCAGATGCTCTAACCAACTGAGCTACTGAGGATTTTTTTATTAATCTATTTTTTCTATTCTTATCTGATGCCGTCCTCCTTCGAATTCCGTTTTTAAAAAAACTTCTATAATTTCCAAAATTTTATTTTCACTTATAAAACGTGCAGGTAAACTAATAATATTAGCATTATTATGTCTTCTTGCTAAAGAAGCTATTTCTTTTTTCCATACTAGTGCTGCACGAATTTTTTTATGTTTATTAGCAGTTATAGCCGCTCCGTTTCCACTACCACATATAATAATTCCAAAATCAGCTTTTCCTTTTTCTACAAATTCTGCTGTAGGATGTATAAAATCAGGATAATCAACTTTTTTTCCATATTCATAAAATCCAAAATCTTTAATTTTATACCCAATTTCAGATAAATAATTATTGATTAAATATTTATAATATACTCCGGTATGATCGGATCCTATTGCTATTTTCATAATGATTTTTAAATACAAAAAAAAAGACACTTACAATCAAGATAAATATACAATAAAATTTATTTATTTTATTTTTGTAATACTATGGATTGTTAAAAAATGGAATATATAAAAACTATAAATAATTTTGATTTTAGAAATCAAACTGCATTAATCAGAGTAGATTTTAATGTACCTGTGAATGAAAATCATCAAATAACAGATAATACACGTATTAAATATAGTATTCCTACTATTCAAAAAATTCTTTATGAAAAAGGAAAAATAGTTTTGATTTCTCATTTTGGAAGACCAAAAGGAAAAATATCTGAAATCTATTCTTTAAAATTTATAGTTCCTTTTTTATCTAAAGAACTAAAAACAGATGTACTTTTTTTTGAAAATTGTATAGGAAAAGATGTAGAAAAAAAAGTTCATCAATTAAAAAACGGTGAAATTTTATTACTAGAAAATTTACGTTTTTACAAAGAAGAAGAAGAAGAAAACGAACATTTTGCTTTTGAACTATCAAAATTGGGAGATATTTATGTTAATGATGCTTTTGGTGTTTCTCATCGTTTGCATACTTCTATTACTATTCTTCCAAAATTTTTTGGGGAAAAAAAATGTATAGGATTTCTTATGAAAAAAGAAATTCAAAATATCAATAAATTTTTATCAAAAAAAGGAAAAAAACCTATTACATTTTTATT
Coding sequences within:
- a CDS encoding RpiB/LacA/LacB family sugar-phosphate isomerase is translated as MKIAIGSDHTGVYYKYLINNYLSEIGYKIKDFGFYEYGKKVDYPDFIHPTAEFVEKGKADFGIIICGSGNGAAITANKHKKIRAALVWKKEIASLARRHNNANIISLPARFISENKILEIIEVFLKTEFEGGRHQIRIEKID